In the Chroococcidiopsis sp. SAG 2025 genome, one interval contains:
- a CDS encoding efflux RND transporter periplasmic adaptor subunit, whose amino-acid sequence MKDLKKVGITKWLLGMFLLGFVAAGSYIVYRQIVIVPRQVAQRQALSVPVERLNLSVTVAANGTIKPERSINVSPKSSGRLKSLLVKEGDWVKQGQIIAYMDDSNLQGQLTEVRGRLAEAQANLQKLLAGNRVEDIAQARAELQNTQATLEEATSNLRQNEQLFASGAISSRDLITSRAAYNSAKAAVDRAQQALTLQQNGSRPEDIAQARAQVEQARGALQNIQTQIKDTAIAAPFSGVVAQKYADPGAFVTPTTAGSSVSGATSNSILALAANNQVVANVSESNIAQIRIGQEINFRADAYPGKTFKGRVIQIAVQSTVEQNVTSFQVKAAILTAPQLLRSGMNVDVDFKPGELKNAIAVPTVAIARQPNGTGVFVASENNNPVFTPIQTGVTVNDKTQVLSGLTGTEKVFITFPPGTRPQTRTPGIPGIGGSRR is encoded by the coding sequence GTGAAAGACTTAAAGAAAGTAGGAATTACTAAGTGGTTGCTGGGGATGTTCTTGCTTGGCTTCGTAGCCGCAGGTAGCTACATTGTTTATCGTCAAATTGTCATTGTTCCCCGTCAAGTTGCCCAGCGCCAAGCCTTATCTGTTCCAGTAGAACGATTGAATTTATCCGTGACTGTTGCAGCTAACGGCACAATTAAACCAGAGAGATCGATTAATGTCAGCCCTAAAAGTTCTGGACGGCTGAAAAGCCTGTTGGTAAAGGAAGGAGATTGGGTAAAGCAAGGGCAAATTATCGCCTACATGGATGATTCAAACCTACAGGGACAATTAACCGAAGTCAGGGGAAGATTAGCAGAAGCGCAAGCAAATTTACAAAAATTACTAGCGGGGAATCGCGTTGAAGATATCGCCCAAGCGCGAGCTGAGTTACAAAATACTCAAGCAACCCTAGAAGAAGCAACCTCAAATCTGCGCCAAAACGAGCAGTTATTCGCCTCTGGAGCAATTTCTAGTCGAGACTTAATTACGTCCCGCGCTGCTTACAATAGTGCCAAAGCCGCTGTGGATAGAGCGCAGCAAGCTTTAACATTACAACAAAATGGTTCGCGTCCTGAAGATATCGCCCAAGCCCGCGCTCAAGTCGAACAAGCACGAGGGGCATTACAAAATATTCAAACACAAATTAAGGATACGGCGATCGCGGCTCCTTTTAGTGGCGTAGTGGCGCAAAAATATGCCGATCCTGGTGCTTTTGTCACTCCCACCACCGCAGGTAGTTCTGTTTCTGGTGCAACTTCCAATTCTATCTTGGCACTGGCAGCGAACAATCAGGTTGTCGCCAACGTATCAGAAAGTAATATTGCTCAAATTCGCATCGGACAAGAAATTAATTTTCGAGCTGATGCTTATCCCGGCAAAACTTTTAAAGGGCGAGTAATTCAAATCGCCGTTCAATCTACCGTAGAGCAGAACGTCACGAGTTTTCAAGTTAAAGCTGCAATTCTCACCGCTCCTCAGCTGTTGCGATCGGGTATGAACGTTGATGTTGATTTTAAACCAGGCGAACTGAAAAATGCGATCGCCGTCCCCACAGTTGCGATCGCTCGTCAACCTAACGGTACGGGTGTATTTGTCGCTAGCGAGAATAATAATCCCGTCTTCACTCCCATCCAAACCGGAGTGACTGTAAATGACAAAACCCAAGTTTTATCAGGACTTACGGGAACCGAAAAAGTCTTCATCACCTTTCCACCAGGAACTCGTCCCCAAACCAGAACGCCAGGAATCCCAGGTATTGGAGGTTCGCGACGGTGA